From one Wenzhouxiangella sp. XN201 genomic stretch:
- a CDS encoding helix-turn-helix domain-containing protein, which produces MSDKPADENLRLYEFVCCVVRKYLADMGETPPDNLHELIMAEAERPLIETVLKHTGGNQSRAADMLGITRTTLRNRIRRYGLE; this is translated from the coding sequence TTGTCCGACAAGCCCGCAGACGAGAACCTGCGCCTGTACGAATTTGTCTGCTGCGTTGTTCGCAAGTACCTGGCGGACATGGGCGAGACTCCGCCGGACAACCTGCACGAGCTGATCATGGCCGAGGCCGAACGCCCCCTGATCGAAACCGTACTCAAGCACACCGGCGGCAACCAGTCGCGCGCGGCCGACATGCTCGGCATCACCCGCACCACCCTGCGCAACCGCATCCGGCGCTACGGCCTGGAGTAA
- a CDS encoding DUF3426 domain-containing protein, with amino-acid sequence MTAEQAGMFTRCPGCQAVYELRARLLAEAAGVVRCGSCGKTFNSLSELFEHRPDQSDEALRGEGMPPLLEHVELRQAELPVAFEPVPDEIETDDLFTEPTPPGGDSIVRRHFWPALSAVLLVLLLIQLWALWQTPGSPIARWLGSSVQPDAALDPNQTVQIVSRDMHPHPSLDDAVIVSTSLRNQAETAIPFPVIEFRFYDASQQVLGVRRVTPEEYIQDREALERGLAAGRIMPLVLEFVIGTSDPAGFQMRFH; translated from the coding sequence ATGACGGCTGAGCAAGCCGGCATGTTCACTCGCTGCCCCGGATGCCAGGCCGTCTACGAACTGCGGGCCCGGCTGCTGGCCGAAGCGGCCGGTGTCGTGCGTTGTGGCAGCTGCGGCAAGACCTTCAACAGCCTGTCGGAGTTGTTCGAACACCGCCCCGATCAATCCGATGAAGCCTTGCGCGGCGAAGGCATGCCGCCGCTGCTCGAGCATGTGGAACTGAGGCAGGCCGAACTGCCGGTGGCGTTCGAACCGGTGCCGGACGAAATCGAGACCGACGATCTGTTCACCGAGCCGACGCCGCCGGGCGGGGACTCGATCGTGCGGCGCCATTTCTGGCCGGCGCTCAGTGCGGTCCTGCTGGTTTTGCTGCTGATCCAGCTCTGGGCGCTGTGGCAGACTCCCGGCTCGCCGATTGCCCGCTGGCTTGGCTCCTCGGTCCAGCCCGATGCCGCACTCGATCCCAACCAGACCGTCCAGATCGTCTCGCGCGACATGCATCCCCACCCCAGCCTGGACGACGCGGTGATCGTCAGCACCAGTCTGCGCAACCAGGCCGAAACCGCCATTCCCTTCCCGGTAATCGAGTTTCGCTTCTACGACGCCAGCCAGCAGGTGCTGGGGGTACGGCGAGTGACGCCCGAGGAGTACATCCAGGACCGCGAAGCGCTCGAGCGCGGCCTCGCCGCCGGCCGGATCATGCCGCTGGTGCTGGAATTCGTGATCGGCACCAGCGATCCGGCGGGCTTTCAGATGCGCTTTCATTAG
- the purH gene encoding bifunctional phosphoribosylaminoimidazolecarboxamide formyltransferase/IMP cyclohydrolase, translating to MSQASHRWALLSVSDKSGLVPLGQALAQAGFGLLSTGGTARALEDAGLAVTAVSTLTGFPEIMGGRVKTLHPRIHGGILGRRESDTETMDEHGIERIDVVVVNLYPFAETVARPDCTFDEAIENIDIGGPAMLRAAAKNHRDVCVLCNPDDYPALIESLPALPDERQRRELASQAFAHTCAYDGQISQWLSAQDAESDLPPRLNLALDAVQPLRYGENPHQAAGVYRVRGANPTGLANCRPLQGKPLSYNNLLDADAAWSGVSSLGDTPACVIVKHTNPCGAAQGSSVAEAYDKALACDPTSAFGGIIAVNREVDEELAERLTQQFMEVLIAPAVSQEASKRLARKPNVRVLTPGSAAPQPLELRAIDGGWLVQQADDWHSLPDLEVVTERPPTEAELDDLRFAWAAVRMVRSNAIVYAKDRATVGIGAGQMSRVDSARFAALKAEAAGLSLDGAVMASDAFFPFADSIEAAAEHGIRAVIQPGGSKRDGEVIEACDKHGIAMVLTGRRHFRH from the coding sequence ATGAGTCAAGCGAGCCACCGCTGGGCGCTGTTGAGCGTGTCCGATAAATCCGGCCTGGTGCCCCTTGGCCAAGCCCTGGCACAAGCCGGCTTCGGCCTGCTCTCGACCGGCGGCACGGCGCGCGCGCTCGAGGACGCAGGACTGGCCGTCACCGCGGTGTCGACCCTGACCGGCTTTCCGGAGATCATGGGCGGGCGGGTCAAGACCCTGCATCCCAGGATCCACGGCGGCATTCTCGGACGGCGCGAGTCCGATACCGAGACCATGGATGAACACGGCATCGAGCGCATCGATGTGGTCGTGGTCAATCTCTATCCCTTTGCCGAGACGGTGGCACGTCCCGACTGCACATTCGACGAGGCGATCGAGAACATCGACATCGGCGGGCCGGCCATGCTGCGCGCCGCGGCCAAGAATCATCGCGACGTGTGCGTGCTCTGCAACCCGGATGACTATCCAGCGCTGATCGAATCCCTGCCCGCACTGCCCGACGAGCGCCAGCGCCGCGAACTGGCCTCGCAGGCTTTTGCCCACACCTGCGCCTATGACGGTCAGATCAGCCAGTGGCTGTCGGCGCAAGATGCCGAAAGCGATCTGCCGCCCAGGCTCAACCTCGCCCTCGACGCCGTCCAGCCGCTGCGCTATGGCGAAAATCCACACCAGGCCGCCGGTGTGTATCGTGTCCGCGGCGCGAACCCGACGGGGCTGGCCAACTGCCGACCGCTGCAGGGCAAGCCGTTGAGCTATAACAATCTGCTCGACGCCGATGCCGCCTGGTCGGGTGTGAGCAGCCTGGGTGATACACCGGCCTGCGTCATCGTCAAACACACCAATCCCTGCGGCGCGGCCCAGGGCAGCTCCGTGGCCGAGGCCTACGACAAGGCCCTGGCCTGCGATCCGACCTCGGCCTTCGGCGGCATCATCGCGGTCAATCGCGAAGTCGACGAAGAACTCGCCGAGCGCCTGACGCAGCAGTTCATGGAAGTGTTGATCGCGCCGGCAGTCAGCCAAGAGGCCAGCAAGCGTCTGGCCAGAAAACCCAATGTGCGCGTCCTCACGCCCGGCAGCGCCGCACCGCAGCCGCTCGAGCTTCGCGCCATCGACGGCGGCTGGCTGGTGCAGCAGGCCGATGACTGGCATAGCTTGCCCGATCTGGAAGTCGTCACCGAACGGCCACCCACCGAGGCCGAGCTCGACGACCTGCGCTTTGCCTGGGCAGCCGTTCGCATGGTGCGCTCCAACGCCATCGTCTACGCGAAAGACCGCGCCACCGTTGGCATCGGCGCCGGCCAGATGAGCCGCGTCGACTCGGCCCGCTTTGCCGCACTCAAGGCCGAGGCCGCCGGGCTATCCCTGGACGGCGCAGTGATGGCCTCCGATGCCTTCTTCCCCTTCGCCGACAGCATCGAGGCAGCGGCCGAGCACGGCATCCGCGCAGTGATCCAGCCGGGTGGGTCGAAGCGTGACGGTGAAGTGATTGAAGCCTGCGACAAGCACGGCATTGCGATGGTGCTGACCGGGCGGAGGCACTTCCGGCACTAG